The sequence aaattaattttatgcCTGCCTCTGCACAGAAGCCAAAAGCTTCAGGAAATAAGATCTCTTCTCATAAGCATCTTTTCAGATCCAGTTAGGAGAGGAGAAAATAAACAATGAAATGCAAGCTCCTGGGCGACAGCCCAGCAGTGAGATATGATCGTTCATGTGACAATACATATGATACACAATACGTGTCTGACTGGCACTCCAGGACTCCAGCACTTATTGATGATCCAGGTAGAATCTGGTGCTTTCATCAAGCCTTGGCCCTCGGGAGCCCGGTTGTGACAGGGGGCTACGTGCAGcctggcagagcagagaggaAGAGCAGTCTTCTACACCCTGAGCACCCCTTGTTGTGACACAAATCCTTGGAAGCAGCATGCACAGCCATGCACAGCCtgaggaaagcagcagctccagagcctgggTGGGGACACGTTTTCTGCATGCCCCTCCAGCAGTGACGTGCAGCACCATGACACGGAGCCCTGCTAGGAAGATGGCTTTACTTTCTTCCTGCAGCCCTTCATCACCCAAGGCTGAAGCCTCGGAGAGAAGCGTGGggaatgctttctgagcctgcccaGGAAGACCAGGTGGTCCTTAAAGGAAGTCGGATGAGCTGAGGTCACTCACCACAGCCAGACCTGTCACTCTGGGTGAACATTTTGCCGACCACTCAGAGCAGTGCTACAGAAATGAGTGAGAAACCAGCGAGCACAATGGAAGAAAACaaatgagggaggaaaaaaatcatcttctTGGCAAGACAAAGAGGGAAGCAATGAACAATGATTACTGATGAATAATGACCCAGAATTAATGGAGAAGGGCAACAGCAAAAGCTGTGCACAGAACACAAATATTTTAGAATGAGAATAAACAGTGACATTAGTAGGGTGGCCAGAACTCATTACCCATTCACATAATACTTGTCTACACTACACACCATGGCTGATGGCTGTGGCTAGGGCTAGAACATTGCCCTTGGAGGTTTTATAATTTTATCAGAAGAGCCTTTGCACAAGAGGCAAGCTGTTCCAAAATTGAATGAAGGGCTAGGTTTTCCTCTTGTTATTATTggtgttttaaatttaaattccTCTCAGATATGTAGCCCTATTTGGGAAGAATGTTGAGCTACACAGGCTTGAGGGCAGTTGCCAACTTAAGCACAACTAAATTAAGCCAGAAATGCTGAGCAGAAGTGAAAGCAATATCACACTGTATTAGAAGCCAGGATTATAAAATCTCTGCCTATCAAAAAGATCAGAAGAATGCAGACAGCTctgtattattatttttaatgcagTAAAGTCTAGAGCTTCCAACCAATTACCAGGCACCAAAAGGAAGTGGTGCCTGCTTGAACACAAGGAGGCACCACAAAATAGAAACATGGAAACAGACCAAACCCTATCCCCATGCACTTTTGGGAAAACAGAAGGGCTTACTGACATTTTATCTTCCTGTCAGTTCAGGGAATGTAGGCAAACCTTGACTGCCACACTTTCTTTAATCCAATCTTCCTCATTTCTTGAGAGTCTAACTAAAGATCTGGAACAGATTTTACAAAATCTCAAGCACCACCACTCGTTTCTTTTCTTTATCTCAGGAGACCTGTGGGTCTTAGCACATCTCCAGATCAGGATATCTCGTCCTGTGCctaaggagggaggaaggggctgtccctgcagggctctcaCTTTCCCACATTGTTGTGTAGCCCTGGCTCTTCAGTTCAACGCTTCTGTTCCTAGAGtttcccagcccctctgggaCACGGTGGATCCTCTCCAGCCTCCTCTTGTGGTACTTCCTTGATCTGCATCCTCTCGGGTGAGCCAGCCCCTCTTGCTGAAGAACGGGGCTGGATTCTCACCCCATCCATGAGCTCGATGTCCCAGGCAGAGCACTGCAGTGTCTGCCCCtgtgtggtgctgagcaaagcccACAAAGGACGGGGCAACGGGGAAACTGACTGCTTTTTCATCACAGAGGAAAACAGCCATGAGGAGATGTCCAAGAGGGAACTGCTGAGAGTTTACAGGGAACTTAGGCATGTAGCAGCAGCACGTGAAGATGTGCATAAACATGCTTGCAGACTGAAAACGCTTGTTTCCCCTTAACTTAATTTGTCGTGGTATCTTCGGGAGATTTAGTCGGGCTGGAGCACAGGCATTTCACCAAGCTTGGAATTATCCTGACCCAGCAAAAAGCAAGCTCGCACTCCCTTTGTGTGCAAAACTTTCCTGCGGCTGCTGAGAACAAACGCTGGCAGGAGCTGCGGGACCTGGCCAAACGTGTGCTCCCGCTGCTCCTGTCCCCGCCTGCCGAGCAATGGAGGAGCCTGTGGGGCACATCAAGGCTGCTCAGCCGCGGGCGTGCCTCTCCAAGCGCaccagaaaaataaaggaaaaaaatataaaaggaaggagaaaaatgggtaaGAAAGCCTGAGCCCAGAAGACACGGGATTACTAGAAGTGTAAAGCAGGCGATGTGATCCGGTGGGGATCCACCTCTACTGCGGCGGGGCTCGCCGCGCTGCGCAGCCCCTCTCCCGGCGGGCAGGGCGGGCGCTCCCGCGGTGCCGGAGCGGCTCCGGCTGCGCCCCTGTCCCGCACGGTCCCGCACGGCCAGCCCCGGCACCGAGCGGCGCCTGTAACGGGACGTGGCGGCGGGCAGTACACCGGGGTGTAGCCCCGCCGGGCTCCCCGGGGAGCCTGGCATCGCCCACCTCACGGCGCAGCGGGCACGGTGGGAAGATAGGATGATAGGATGGGAAGATAGGGTGGGAACAACGGCAGGACCAAGGAACACCTGCATCCGCCCGTGCCGTGGCATCCCTCGTCGGGCTGGAAAAGGaggggctgctccctgcctgggcGGGGGACGAGCTCGGGCTCCTCCCGACgcctgcaggggcaggggcaggggcgggGGGCCGGCGCTGGGGCGGTGCGCGGGGCCGGAGCGGGCCGAACGCCCCCCGCCCCACCCCGTCGGGCGGCTGGTGGGTGCCGGAGGGAGGGCCaagggaggcggcggcggctcctcctCCGCGGGCAGGCGGGCGGGCAGCCCGCCCGAGAGCGGCACCGGTTGCTCGGTGCCGGCGGAGCCGCGCCGCCCGCTATATAAGGGGCGGCGGCTGCTCGGCGCTCGCTCACACCGGCCCCTGCCCGCGGCTGCCGGTGCTGGGCGGAGGCCGGGCATCGACAGCATGGCCCGCGGCGGGGCGCAATGGGAGGTGGTCTCTCCCCCTGCCTCCCGCGgaccctcctctttctcctcccgcTCCTCCCGCACCCGCGGCGGCGGCTGCAAACTTGCTGCGGCGGGCTGCGCGTGAAGGCACGGCCCGGCGGGGCGGCTCCGCTGCCCCCCCAGCCCCCGCCGTCGCGCCCGCAGCCCGGGGGAGCGAGGCCGCCGCCCGGGGGCATGCGGCTCCGCTGCCACCGCGCCCGTCGAGACACGGAGCGGAGCCGCGGGCGGCGGGGCTGCGCTTAGGGGCGGCCGGGGCGGGAGCCCCATGTCCGGGGCTCGCCGCGCTCCGCGGGCAGGCGGCGGGGCGATGAGCTGCCGGGGCGAGCGGGCGCGCCTGGCCCCCAGTTTGCCCTGCTCCCTCGGCCGTGGGGAGTGAGGCTCCGCTCGGAGCTCCCGGAAGGGCGGGCAGGCGGGCGGGGAGGTGGTGCCGGCGCGGCGATGCTGCAGCCCTCCCCCGGCGCCGACGGGGTCCTGCCGGGGTAGCGGCCCCGCCGTGCCGCGCCGAGCCCCGCCGTCTGCGGGGGCGGCGGCCGCGGAGGGATGGAGCCGGCCGGCCCCTGCCGGACGCAGTTGGGCTCCGCCAACGACTCTTACCGAAACTGTAGCGCCGAGGAAGTGATTTACCAAGATGCCACCCCTCTCTCCTGGAAGATCGTGCTCGCCGTCGTCCTGGCGCTGGTCACCCTGGCCACGGTGCTTTCCAACGCCTTTGTCATCGCCACGGTCTACCAGACGAGGAAACTCCACACGCCGGCCAACTATCTGATCGCCTCGCTGGCCGTCACCGACCTCCTCGTCTCCATCCTCGTCATGCCCATCAGCACCATGTACACTGTGACCGGCAGGTGGACGCTGGGTCAGATCGTCTGCGATATCTGGCTGTCCTCGGACATCACCTGTTGCACGGCGTCCATCCTGCACCTCTGTGTCATCGCCCTGGACCGCTACTGGGCGATCACCGACGCCGTCGAGTACTCCACGAAACGGACTCCCAAGCGGGCAGCGGGCATGATCGCCCTGGTGTGGATCTTCTCCATCTGCATCTCCATGCCCCCTTTGTTTTGGCGGCAGGCGAAGGCCGAGGAAGTATCTAACTGTGTGGTGAACACGGACCACGTCCTGTACACCGTGTACTCCACAGTCGGAGCCTTCTACTTCCCCACTCTGCTGCTCATAGCCCTCTACGGGAGGATCTACGTGGAAGCCCGGTCGCGGATTTTGAAGCAGACGCCAAAGAAAGCAGGTAAAAGACTAACGCGGGCACAGTTAATTACAGACTCCCCGGGGTCGACCTCTTCCGTCACGTCCATAAACTCCAAGGCTCCCGAGGGATCCAGCGAAACGGGCTCCCCCGTGTACATGAACCAGGTGAAGGTGAAGGTATCGGACGCCCTGCTGGAGAAAAAGAAGCTGACGGCCGCTAGAGAGCGGAAAGCTACAAAGACTTTAGGGATTATTCTAGGAGCCTTCATCGTGTGTTGGCTGCCCTTTTTCATCATCAGCTTGGTGATGCCTATTTGCAAGGACGCTTGCTGGTTCCACATGGCCATCTTTGACTTTTTCAATTGGCTTGGATATCTCAACTCCCTCATCAACCCCGTCATCTATACTATGTCTAACGAAGACTTCAAACAAGCTTTCCACAAACTCATACGTTTCCGATGCACAGGCTGAAATGTTGAATGCGATGTGCTCCCCGGGGCAGCCCCCATGCACGCCCGCGCCCGGCGCCACAGGTAGGTGCGCGCACCCCGCCCTGCGCCGAGAGTGGGGGCGCGACGGGCCGGGGGGAGCCGGGGGGTGGAAATGGGGCGGGAGGGGGTGCGACCCCACAGCGAGCGGGTGTTCAGACCCTGCGCGAGTGGCGATGCTGCGCGCTCCTGGCATTTCACAAGCTGTGTGTGCGCGCGTCGTGTGTGCCCCCCCTCCCCGCCCAGATCGCAGGGAGTGACTCACGGCAATCTGCTTTTTATTCCACCTATTAAACCAATCTGCCGCCATTTCGCATGCTAATGCCCGTGTTTCGGCCAATTAGTGCTAAACGGCGCTCGCTCCGAGCCCGCGGCCGAGCTCCCCGGGGAGCgccagccgggccgggccggtccccgccccggagccgccccccggccccgccggtgGCTGCGGGCACCGCTGGGCGGGCAGCCCCTCGGAAGGGAGGCCGTGCGGCCCCGCAAACGGCGTGATGGgctttgttggtgttttttggctttgttttcgGGTTTTTTTGGCGAGGAAGGGAGGTAGGATAGGCCCCAGATGAAGGCTGCTGACGAAGTCCAGCCCTGCTCCGTTCTGCCCTCCTCACGGCTCCGGCCGCTCCTGCGGGAGCGGAGCCGGCTGAGAGCAGGCGTCCCGAGGGGAAAGCTGTCCCTCAGCCTCCGTGGGAGACCGGACACCTCGGTGTGTCTCTTCACACGCGGAAGGGCTTTGCGTTTCCGCGCCTCTTGACAGCAGTGGCCGCCTGCTCATTGCTAAACTCAGCGCCACGTCCTGCAGAATGCATACATGCCTTTATTGTGATACATTAATAATTCTGCCAATCTTTTGCTTTTTGTCTGCAGAATCAAGTTGCTATTGTAAAGACCCACTGCTTGAAACTTCCCCAAGCCCAGTTGCCAGACTCATGATGCTGCAAAAACGTCAATACATTCTGCCACCAAACTGCTCAGCTCTGCGTTTCAGTGTAATGACTCTGGCAGAGATGCTGTTCCAATAGGCACGCAGatcaattgcaaaaaaaaaaaaaaaaaagagggcagCCTCGAATCAAGGTCTATAATTCATCTGGAATGAAGAAAAAAAGTTTGAGAGTAAACTCCATTTATTTTGCAGGCTTAACTTCTTAATTTGTTCTCTGGCCGGTTGTAGGGGTGTGCACAAGAGCACAGTTGTCTCTGTCTGTGTTGGTAGCATAGTTGTACTTCTGCACACCTGTAATTTCTTTCTTTCAGTGGAAAGAGTTGCTCGCTTCACCCATGAGGCCAAGAGGAGACAAACTCACGTTTAAAATAGGAGCATCACAGTAAATTCTGTAAATGACTCCTTCAGCTGAACATGTGTGAGAAGCGACAGTGTGCAAAAGTTTTATATT comes from Melospiza melodia melodia isolate bMelMel2 chromosome 3, bMelMel2.pri, whole genome shotgun sequence and encodes:
- the HTR1B gene encoding 5-hydroxytryptamine receptor 1B — encoded protein: MEPAGPCRTQLGSANDSYRNCSAEEVIYQDATPLSWKIVLAVVLALVTLATVLSNAFVIATVYQTRKLHTPANYLIASLAVTDLLVSILVMPISTMYTVTGRWTLGQIVCDIWLSSDITCCTASILHLCVIALDRYWAITDAVEYSTKRTPKRAAGMIALVWIFSICISMPPLFWRQAKAEEVSNCVVNTDHVLYTVYSTVGAFYFPTLLLIALYGRIYVEARSRILKQTPKKAGKRLTRAQLITDSPGSTSSVTSINSKAPEGSSETGSPVYMNQVKVKVSDALLEKKKLTAARERKATKTLGIILGAFIVCWLPFFIISLVMPICKDACWFHMAIFDFFNWLGYLNSLINPVIYTMSNEDFKQAFHKLIRFRCTG